In the genome of Acidobacteriota bacterium, the window CTGCTGAGCCGCTTCGAAGCCAGCCTGGCCAACTCTTTCCGTCGCCAGTACTACCTGATCAACGGCAGCGAGGGCAGCATCCTCATGCAGCCGAAACGCAGTTGGTGGTTCAAGGAGGCCGACGCGCGGACGCTGGGATGGGAGGTTTACGCCACCCGCGAGAAAATCGGCAACGAAGAGGGCATCGTGCTGCGGGCCGATGCCACCAAGCTGCTGCAAGACGGCAAGATCCCGTCACAGGCCGACCAGAGCGGCGGAAGCCTGCAAGAAGACCCGCTTCACATCGCCGTGGGCGAATTTCTGACTTCGCTGCGAGGGGGCAAACCCTTCCCGGCAACAGCCCTGGAAGGATTTCAGTCGGCTGTTCTGGCCGTCAAAGCCCATCAGGCCGTCGCCTCGGGAGAACGCATTGAAATAGACGCCGCGGAGTTCGAACTCTAGGGCAGGAATCAAGGAGGGGAGATCAGATGTCTGAATCGAAGAATAAGCCAAGCAAGCCCAATGCTCAATCGAGCAAAAAGTCCAACCGGCGCCAGTTCCTGGCCGCTTCAGGAGCCGCATTGGCCGGTGCGGCAGGGGCTTCACGCCTTTCCGCCGCTTCCTACGAGCGAGTGCTGGGAGCCAACGACCGCATCAATGTCGGAGTCATCGGCACCGGCGGCATGGGGACGGCCCACGTGGGACACATTTCCCAGGGCGAACAACCCATCGGCAAACTGGCCAACGCGGACGTTACCGCCGTCTGCGACGTCTACCAGAAGCGCCGCGAATACGCCGCCGAACTGGGGTCGGCCAAGCCTTACCTGAGCCACGAAGACCTGCTGGCCTCCAACGACGTGGACGCCGTCATCATCGCCAGTCCCGAACACTGGCACTACCGCCACACCGTCGACGCCTTGCACGCCGGCAAAGACGTCTACCTGCAAAAGCCCATGACCCGCACTTTCGAGGAAGCCAAGTCGCTCTATGAGCTGATCAAGGACAGCGACATGGTCTTCCAGTTGGGGTCGCAATACTTTCAGGCCCCCAATTGGAAACGGGCCCGCCAGCTCTTCCAGCAGGGCCTGATGGGACACGTCACCATTTCCCAGACCAGCTACTGCCGCAATAACCCCGAGGGCGAGTGGAACTACGATATCGACGAGGAGGCCGAACCGGGCAAGAACCTGGACTGGAACCGCTTCCTGGGTTCGCTGCCCTACGTCGACTACGACCCGGAATACTACTTCCGCTGGCGCAAGTACCGCCGCTTCTCGGGAGGAATCATCACCGACCTCCTTCCTCACCAGATCCACTGCCTGAGCTACGTACTGGGCGCCGAGTTTCCCCGCAAGGTCTCCTGTATCGGCGGACAATACCTGCATCACGACCGCACCGTGGGCGACACCACCGTGATGACGGTGGAGTTCGAGTCCTCCACCATGATCGTAGCCGGGTCGACCATCAACGAAACCGGCCTGGAGAACCTCATCCGCGGACATCGCGGCAACATGTTCGTAGCCGGCAACTCGGTGCGCATGGTGCCCGAGCGGGTCTATGCCGAAGAGTTCGATCCGGTCGAAGAACGGCTGGAGCCTGCCGAGATGGGCGAGAACCAGGTGCACGTGCTGGAGTGGCTCAACTGCATCCGCGAAGGCAACGAGCCCACCTGGAGCGTGGAGCCGGCCTTCAAGGTGATGACGGCGGTGGCCATGGCCGAAGAGTCCTACTTCAGCGGACGCACCCTTCACTTCGACCCCGAAACCCTGGAGGTTTCCTGAAGTTCGTCCGCCTGGCCGCCGAGGCCATGAAATGCCGCTTCGAGCTGGTGCTGGCCGGAGAAGACCTGATTCGGCTGCGGGCGGTGGGCGAAGAGGCACTGCAAGAGATCGAAAGCCTGGGGCGGAAGCTCAACTTCTTTTCGCCTTCCAGCCTGCTCTCGCGCCTCAACCGCCAGGCTTCGGCGGCTCCCGTGGCGGTGGACGCACGGCTCTACCAACTGCTGGCCTTGTGCCGCCACCTCCACCGTGAGACCGAGGGCGCCTTCGACCCCACCGTCTCTCCGCTGCTTGAAGCGTGGGGATTCTGGCGCCGTGAAGGGCGGCGTCCTTCTCCCTCCGAGCTGGGGGCTGCCCTGGACCGGGTGGGCTTCCACAAGGTGCTGATGGACGACCGGAAGCGCACCGTCCGCCTGACGGGAGGCGCCACCCTCAACCTTTCCTCCATCGCCAAGGGCTACGCTCTCGACTGCGCCGCTGAAATCCTGCGCGAGTACGGAGTCGAGAGGGCTCTGCTGCATGGCGGCACGAGTTCCGTGCTGGCCCTGGACGCGCCCGCTCCTTCGGGCTGGAGGGTGGAAATCGCCGACCCGCGCGATAAGCAGCGCGGCCTGCTGCGCCTCCATCTGCGCCGCCAGGCCTTGAGCGCCTCGGGCAACCACCTCAACCTGCTGCGCCTGGCCGAATCCTCCGGACCCGAGGCGCAGCAGGACGCACCCGCCCGCATCGGCCATGTCATCGACCCCCGCAGCGGACGCCCCGTCCAGCACACCCTGCTGGCGGCGGTCACCACCGACGGCGCGCTCCCCCTCCCCGCCGCCCGCGCCGACGCCTACGCCACCGCCGCCTTGGTCGCCGACGGCGCCCCTCCCGCCTGGCGGGAGAAGGTCGGCCTTTTTCACAAGGTGGCTGCCCGCAGCGGATGAGCGCCATGCTCTGTCATCGGCTCATCTGCTACATTAGGGGCGCGAGGACGAACACCACATGAGCCGAAAGCGCGTACCCCGGTATTGGGCGGGACTCTCGCCCAACGGACTGGGACGGACCAAGCCCAATCACTACTGGGACATGCTCAAAGTCGCCTGGGAGAACCGCGACCAGCTTCCCTTCGCCTGGCGCATCCTTAAGAACGGGGTTTGCGACGGATGCGCGTTGGGAACCACCGGGCTCAAGGACTTCACCATGGACGGGGTGCACCTGTGCACCGTCCGCCTCAATCTGCTGCGCCTGAACACCATGCCGGCGCTGGATCCGGCGGTGCTGGAGGACGTCGCCCTGCTGGCCGAGAAATCGAGCAAGCAACTGCGGCGGCTGGGACGGCTTCCCTATCCCATGCTGCGCAGCAAAGGCCAAAAGGGCTTCCAGCAGGTTTCCTGGGAGGAAGCCATCGCCCTGGCCGGACGGCGCATCCGCCAGACCTCTCCCGACCGGCTGGCCTTCTATTTGACCTCGCGGGGCATCACCAACGAGGTCTACTACATGGCCCAGAAGGCGGCCCGCTATCTGGGCACCAACAACGTCGACAATTCGGCCCGCATCTGTCACTCGCCCTCCACGACCGGAATGGGCGAAACCCTGGGCGTGTCGGCCTCGACCTGCTCCTACAAGGACTGGATCGGCAGCGACTGGGTCATCTTCATCGGCTCCGACACTCCCAACAACCAGCCCGTCACCACCAAGTACCTCTACTACGCCAAGCGCAAGGGGACGCGGGTGGCGGTGGTGAACCCCTACAAAGAACCCGGACTGGATAACTATTGGGTCCCCTCGGTGACCGAGAGCGCGCTCTTCGGCACCAAGATCATGGACGAGTTCTTCCCCATCCACACCGGCGGCGACGTGGCTTTCTTCAACGGCGTCCTCAAGCATCTGATCGAGGACGGCGCGCTGGACGAGTCCTTCGTGGCCCGGCATACCGAGGGATTCGAAGAGACCAAGGCGGAGCTGGAAAGACAGTCCTGGGAGGACCTGGAAGCCCTTTCGGGAGCCACCCGCCAGGACATGAAACGACTGGCCCGCCTGCTGGGAGAGGCCCGTTCGGCGGTCTTCGTGTGGAGCATGGGAATCACCCAGCACGCCCATGGGGTCGAGAACGTCAAGTCCATCGTCAACCTGGCCTTGGCGCGCGGATTCGTGGGACGCGAGCATTGCGGACTGATGCCCATCCGCGGACACAGCGGAGTGCAGGGCGGCGCCGAAGTGGGCTGCATCCCCGGCGCCTTCCCCGGCGGACGCCCGGTCAACCGGGAGACGGCCCGCGAGATGAGCGAGTTATGGGGATTCGAGGTGCCCTCGAAACCGGGGCTGGAGGCGGTGGCGCAGATCGACGCCTGCCAGGCGGGGGAAATCGACGTCCTCTACTTGGTGGGCGGCAATTTTCTGGAGACGCTGCCCGATCCCGACTTCGTGCGCCAGGCGCTGAGCAAGCCGGACCTGCGCATCCACCAGGACATCGTGGTCTCCTCGCAGATGCTGGTGGAGCCGGCGGGAGACGTGCTGCTGCTGCCCGCCGCCACCCGCTACGAGCAGCCTGGAGGCGGCACCGAGACTTCCACCGAGCGCTACATCTATTACTCGCCCGAGATTCCGGGCCGGCGCATCGGCACGGCGCGTCCCGAGTGGGACGTCATTCTTCAAGTGGCTGAATCGGCGCGTCCCGCCCAGTGCGACAAAATCCAC includes:
- a CDS encoding Gfo/Idh/MocA family oxidoreductase, with the translated sequence MSESKNKPSKPNAQSSKKSNRRQFLAASGAALAGAAGASRLSAASYERVLGANDRINVGVIGTGGMGTAHVGHISQGEQPIGKLANADVTAVCDVYQKRREYAAELGSAKPYLSHEDLLASNDVDAVIIASPEHWHYRHTVDALHAGKDVYLQKPMTRTFEEAKSLYELIKDSDMVFQLGSQYFQAPNWKRARQLFQQGLMGHVTISQTSYCRNNPEGEWNYDIDEEAEPGKNLDWNRFLGSLPYVDYDPEYYFRWRKYRRFSGGIITDLLPHQIHCLSYVLGAEFPRKVSCIGGQYLHHDRTVGDTTVMTVEFESSTMIVAGSTINETGLENLIRGHRGNMFVAGNSVRMVPERVYAEEFDPVEERLEPAEMGENQVHVLEWLNCIREGNEPTWSVEPAFKVMTAVAMAEESYFSGRTLHFDPETLEVS
- a CDS encoding FAD:protein FMN transferase, giving the protein MKCRFELVLAGEDLIRLRAVGEEALQEIESLGRKLNFFSPSSLLSRLNRQASAAPVAVDARLYQLLALCRHLHRETEGAFDPTVSPLLEAWGFWRREGRRPSPSELGAALDRVGFHKVLMDDRKRTVRLTGGATLNLSSIAKGYALDCAAEILREYGVERALLHGGTSSVLALDAPAPSGWRVEIADPRDKQRGLLRLHLRRQALSASGNHLNLLRLAESSGPEAQQDAPARIGHVIDPRSGRPVQHTLLAAVTTDGALPLPAARADAYATAALVADGAPPAWREKVGLFHKVAARSG
- a CDS encoding FdhF/YdeP family oxidoreductase, whose translation is MSRKRVPRYWAGLSPNGLGRTKPNHYWDMLKVAWENRDQLPFAWRILKNGVCDGCALGTTGLKDFTMDGVHLCTVRLNLLRLNTMPALDPAVLEDVALLAEKSSKQLRRLGRLPYPMLRSKGQKGFQQVSWEEAIALAGRRIRQTSPDRLAFYLTSRGITNEVYYMAQKAARYLGTNNVDNSARICHSPSTTGMGETLGVSASTCSYKDWIGSDWVIFIGSDTPNNQPVTTKYLYYAKRKGTRVAVVNPYKEPGLDNYWVPSVTESALFGTKIMDEFFPIHTGGDVAFFNGVLKHLIEDGALDESFVARHTEGFEETKAELERQSWEDLEALSGATRQDMKRLARLLGEARSAVFVWSMGITQHAHGVENVKSIVNLALARGFVGREHCGLMPIRGHSGVQGGAEVGCIPGAFPGGRPVNRETAREMSELWGFEVPSKPGLEAVAQIDACQAGEIDVLYLVGGNFLETLPDPDFVRQALSKPDLRIHQDIVVSSQMLVEPAGDVLLLPAATRYEQPGGGTETSTERYIYYSPEIPGRRIGTARPEWDVILQVAESARPAQCDKIHVEHTQEIREEIARAVPKYAGIEKLSKKGDAVQWGGRLLCRDGDFPRPGGKAAFSPLRPPDSGVPDGKFMLSTRRGRQFNSMVQSKRDPLTGARRQDVLMNPDDMRRLGLKDGAPVLLRSRAGSYRGHAKSAPMRPGNLQVHWPEGNVLIPHGPKAASGVPDYNTLVELEPQT